A DNA window from Synergistaceae bacterium contains the following coding sequences:
- a CDS encoding GntR family transcriptional regulator has protein sequence MRETRLYTTSADYAYQELRHRIITKQLKPGQRLPEVNIAAQMGVSRTPVREALRRLASEGLVQIIPNSGARLAAPTVREIEDTFLVREQLECLAIELAADKIGDRHLRRIEEALIEESRAIEDKELETYLEVNEAFHKTVADASGNKVLVEYVENILARTNAYVVFYDPFFKPETTPSPDDHRRILAALKDKDKEKCIELMKLHLKKTVISLDKIVSYE, from the coding sequence TTGAGAGAGACAAGATTATACACCACTTCGGCCGATTACGCATACCAGGAGCTTCGTCACAGGATAATTACAAAACAACTCAAGCCGGGACAGCGTCTCCCCGAGGTGAACATCGCTGCCCAGATGGGTGTCAGCCGTACGCCTGTAAGGGAGGCCCTCAGGCGCCTTGCGAGCGAGGGCCTGGTCCAGATCATCCCGAACAGCGGGGCACGTCTTGCAGCCCCAACTGTCAGGGAGATCGAGGATACTTTCCTTGTTCGGGAACAGCTGGAATGTCTTGCTATTGAACTGGCGGCCGATAAAATCGGCGATCGACACCTGCGTCGAATCGAAGAGGCGCTCATCGAGGAGAGCAGGGCCATAGAGGACAAGGAGTTGGAGACCTACCTCGAGGTCAACGAGGCCTTTCACAAGACCGTCGCCGATGCGAGCGGCAACAAGGTGCTGGTGGAGTACGTCGAGAACATCCTTGCGAGAACGAACGCATACGTCGTATTCTACGACCCCTTTTTCAAGCCGGAGACGACGCCTTCTCCCGACGACCACAGGCGCATACTCGCCGCGTTGAAGGACAAAGACAAGGAGAAGTGCATTGAGCTTATGAAACTGCATCTAAAAAAGACGGTCATAAGCCTGGATAAAATAGTCTCTTACGAATAG
- a CDS encoding DegT/DnrJ/EryC1/StrS family aminotransferase encodes MTDRIPTLDLVRNYRTIKEEILEALDSVLESQQFILGREVGLFEEECESYLGDVSAIACASGTDALVLALMALNVGPGDEVLTTPYSFFATASSIVRLGAVPVFVDVDPDTFNIDVDKALDAITPRTKAFMPVHLFGQMTPLEKCMDEFESKGIAVVEDAAQAFGATRLAGGGLMRAGAVGRMGCFSFFPTKNLGGYGDGGMVVTRDDEAAKRLGKLRVHGASTMYFHDEVGLNSRLDTLQAAILRVKLRHLEEWNEERRAVADRYFALFAEDIPGEHVVIPRELEGNRHIYHQYVIRAERRNELQRHLESEGIASRVYYPLSLHLQRCFEFLGYKKGDFPVSERLSEETLALPVFPGLTLDEQVRIVGAIGQFFRKKS; translated from the coding sequence ATGACGGACAGGATCCCGACATTGGACTTGGTCAGGAACTACAGGACTATCAAAGAGGAGATTCTTGAAGCTCTCGATTCGGTGCTGGAAAGTCAACAGTTCATCCTTGGACGGGAGGTCGGGCTCTTCGAGGAGGAGTGCGAGAGCTACCTCGGGGATGTCTCCGCAATAGCCTGTGCATCGGGCACGGACGCGCTTGTCTTGGCGCTCATGGCCCTTAACGTCGGGCCGGGGGACGAGGTGCTGACGACTCCGTACAGCTTCTTCGCGACGGCGAGCAGCATCGTGAGGCTCGGTGCCGTGCCGGTTTTCGTAGACGTGGATCCCGATACGTTCAACATCGACGTTGATAAGGCGCTTGACGCTATAACTCCCAGGACGAAGGCCTTCATGCCGGTCCACCTCTTCGGTCAGATGACGCCCCTTGAAAAGTGCATGGATGAATTCGAGAGCAAGGGAATCGCCGTCGTCGAGGATGCGGCCCAGGCCTTCGGCGCGACGCGGCTCGCGGGCGGCGGGCTTATGCGTGCAGGGGCGGTTGGCCGCATGGGATGCTTCTCCTTCTTCCCCACCAAAAATCTGGGAGGTTACGGAGACGGAGGCATGGTGGTCACCAGGGACGACGAGGCCGCGAAGCGCCTGGGAAAACTAAGGGTGCACGGGGCGTCGACCATGTATTTCCACGACGAAGTCGGTCTGAACAGCCGCCTGGATACTCTTCAGGCCGCGATACTGAGGGTCAAGCTTCGTCACCTCGAGGAATGGAACGAGGAGAGGCGAGCGGTGGCCGACAGGTACTTCGCCCTCTTCGCCGAGGACATACCGGGTGAGCATGTGGTCATTCCTCGTGAGCTGGAGGGGAATCGACATATTTATCACCAGTACGTAATTCGCGCAGAAAGACGGAACGAACTGCAAAGACACCTCGAGAGCGAGGGAATAGCCAGCAGAGTGTACTACCCGCTGAGCCTCCATTTGCAGAGGTGTTTCGAGTTCCTCGGATATAAAAAGGGCGATTTTCCCGTGTCCGAACGGCTCAGCGAAGAGACGCTCGCTCTTCCCGTCTTCCCGGGCCTCACGCTGGATGAGCAGGTGCGCATAGTCGGAGCGATAGGACAATTCTTTCGTAAAAAGTCCTGA
- a CDS encoding zinc metallopeptidase, giving the protein MFPFFFDSTMIFLLPALFLAMWAQMRVKTVFANYSQVPSRKGVTASAVARELLDRLGLSGVPIKRVRGNLTDHYDPRDKSLSLSTAVHDSTSIAAIGVAAHEVGHAIQDSKNYSPLRIRNSIVPIVGIGSSLAIPLFFIGLLLRGETLMNLGIFLFLGVILFHLVTLPVEFDASNRALKILSDTGMLGSDEISGAGAVLRAASWTYIAATVMAFAQLIRLLALRGMSGNRR; this is encoded by the coding sequence ATGTTTCCGTTTTTCTTCGATTCAACCATGATATTCTTGCTGCCCGCTCTCTTTCTTGCCATGTGGGCGCAGATGAGAGTGAAGACAGTCTTTGCAAATTACAGTCAAGTTCCTTCGCGCAAAGGAGTGACGGCTTCCGCGGTCGCCAGGGAATTGCTCGACCGGCTCGGGCTTTCAGGTGTTCCCATCAAAAGGGTGCGGGGCAATCTCACGGACCATTACGACCCGCGGGACAAGAGCCTCAGCCTTTCAACCGCAGTGCACGACAGCACCAGCATAGCAGCTATCGGCGTAGCGGCGCACGAGGTGGGGCACGCCATCCAGGACAGCAAGAACTACTCGCCCCTGAGGATTCGGAACTCGATCGTCCCCATCGTGGGAATTGGCTCCTCCTTGGCCATTCCGCTCTTCTTCATCGGCCTGCTCCTGAGGGGGGAGACACTGATGAACCTAGGGATCTTTCTCTTCCTGGGAGTGATCCTGTTTCACCTGGTGACCCTGCCCGTCGAGTTCGACGCGAGCAACAGGGCTTTGAAGATCCTCTCGGACACGGGGATGCTGGGTAGCGACGAGATAAGCGGGGCAGGCGCCGTCTTGCGCGCGGCCTCTTGGACCTACATCGCCGCCACTGTGATGGCTTTTGCCCAGCTGATAAGACTTCTCGCTCTAAGGGGCATGTCAGGCAACAGAAGATAG